Proteins from a genomic interval of Geotrypetes seraphini chromosome 7, aGeoSer1.1, whole genome shotgun sequence:
- the FLRT2 gene encoding leucine-rich repeat transmembrane protein FLRT2, translating to MGLWIRMWSQNWDSLLKSWVLFYLGFYLQISKTMACPTVCRCDRNFVYCNERSLTSVPLGIPEGVTVLYLHNNQINNAGFPTELHNVQSVHTVYLYGNQLDEFPMNLPKNVRVLHLQENNIQTISRVALAQLLKLEELHLDDNSISTVGVEDGAFREAVSLKLLFLSKNHLSSVPVGLPVDLQELRLDENRIATISSQAFQNLTSLERLILDGNLLTNKGISDGTFSHLPKLKEFSMVRNSLTTPPTDLQGTHLLKLNLQDNQITNIPVTAFSNLHKLERLDISNNQLRMLTPGVFDSLTNLKQLTARNNPWYCDCSIKWVTEWLKSLPAAINVRAFMCQGPDQVRGMAVRELNVNMLSCPTTTPGLPPVTQAPATTIPTTYVPMVLVPIPSIKYTSTTPIASITPTVPDKEVIQKATPPTGERIQLFIHFVNDTHIQVSWLPLASVMAYKLTWVKMGHSLVEGIIKERIVRGEMEHLVNLEPKSTYQICLAPWETSSNYQARGDIVCSEATTKASLTNNGSNTASSHEQTTTQSVGSPFLLAGLIGGAVIIVLVVLLSIFCWHMHKKGRSTSQKWKYNRGRRKDDYCEAGTKKDNSILEMTETSFQIVSLNNDQLLKGDFRLQPIYTPNGGINYSDCHIPNNLRYCKNSSVSDLEHCHT from the coding sequence AATCATGGGTTCTCTTTTATTTGGGATTCTATCTGCAGATCTCCAAAACGATGGCATGTCCCACTGTATGCCGATGTGACCGAAACTTTGTTTATTGTAATGAGCGAAGCTTGACCTCCGTGCCTCTTGGGATACCGGAGGGCGTAACCGTGCTCTACCTCCATAATAACCAAATTAATAATGCTGGATTTCCCACAGAGCTGCACAATGTTCAGTCTGTGCATACAGTCTACTTGTATGGCAATCAGCTGGATGAATTCCCCATGAATCTTCCCAAGAATGTCAGAGTGCTTCATCTCCAGGAAAATAACATTCAGACTATTTCAAGAGTAGCCCTGGCGCAGCTTTTGAAACTAGAAGAACTGCATCTTGATGACAACTCCATTTCAACTGTTGGGGTTGAAGATGGGGCTTTTCGGGAAGCTGTTAGCCTCAAACTGTTGTTCCTGTCCAAAAATCACTTGAGCAGTGTTCCAGTTGGACTTCCAGTAGACTTACAAGAGTTGCGATTGGATGAGAACCGTATTGCCACAATTTCCAGTCAAGCTTTCCAGAATCTCACAAGTTTAGAACGTTTAATTTTGGATGGTAATCTTCTCACCAATAAAGGCATATCTGATGGCACATTCAGTCACCTACCCAAACTTAAGGAGTTCTCAATGGTGCGGAATTCTCTAACCACCCCTCCTACTGATCTCCAAGGTACACACTTACTAAAACTCAACCTACAAGACAACCAGATCACCAACATACCTGTGACAGCCTTTTCAAATCTCCACAAGTTGGAGCGCCTGGATATTTCCAACAATCAGCTTCGAATGTTGACACCAGGGGTATTTGACAGTCTCACCAACTTGAAACAACTTACTGCAAGGAATAATCCTTGGTATTGTGACTGCAGCATTAAGTGGGTCACTGAGTGGCTGAAATCTCTTCCTGCAGCCATCAATGTTCGAGCTTTTATGTGCCAAGGACCAGACCAGGTTAGAGGAATGGCCGTCAGGGAGCTCAATGTGAATATGCTATCGTGTCCCACTACCACTCCTGGTTTGCCACCTGTCACTCAAGCCCCTGCTACAACTATCCCTACCACATATGTTCCTATGGTATTAGTTCCTATACCTAGTATCAAATATACTTCCACAACACCCATTGCATCCATAACTCCCACTGTGCCTGACAAGGAGGTCATCCAGAAGGCGACACCTCCCACTGGTGAACGAATCCAACTCTTTATCCATTTTGTGAATGACACACATATCCAGGTTAGCTGGCTGCCTCTTGCTTCTGTGATGGCCTACAAGCTCACTTGGGTTAAAATGGGCCACAGCCTGGTAGAAGGAATTATTAAAGAACGCATAGTGAGAGGTGAGATGGAACATTTAGTAAATCTAGAACCGAAGTCCACCTATCAGATTTGTTTGGCCCCATGGGAGACTTCTAGTAACTACCAAGCACGAGGAGATATTGTTTGCTCAGAGGCCACAACCAAAGCCTCCCTTACAAATAATGGCAGCAACACAGCTTCCAGCCATGAGCAAACGACTACTCAAAGCGTAGGCTCCCCCTTTTTATTAGCAGGGCTAATTGGGGGAGCAGTGATCATTGTACTAGTTGTTCTGCTCAGTATCTTCTGTTGGCACATGCACAAAAAGGGTCGTTCCACCTCCCAGAAGTGGAAATATAATCGTGGTCGCCGGAAAGATGACTACTGCGAGGCAGGCACCAAGAAGGACAACTCCATCCTGGAGATGACGGAGACCAGCTTTCAGATTGTCTCCTTAAATAATGACCAGCTCCTTAAAGGAGATTTCAGACTGCAGCCCATTTACACCCCAAATGGGGGTATTAATTACTCAGACTGTCACATCCCCAATAACCTGAGATACTGCAAAAACAGCAGTGTCTCGGATTTGGAACACTGTCATACGTGA